A single genomic interval of bacterium harbors:
- a CDS encoding cobalamin-binding protein yields the protein MRCRIVSTSPDVTEILCALNLFEDLAGVSRFCDWPPEVKILPVVSDFLKLDAQALEEARPDVVICSTAVQKEIVRDLTERHVRTVVLHPHSLQSIFDNIRLLGDLFGRTFEAGDLVSRMKREFFLIREEASRFEKNPRVFCEEWGDPLIVGIGWIQEMSEAAGGRPTHPELFPEVGSERRTIPAAALRERNPEIILLSWCGMGGRVNSRILEAREGWKEIEAVKSGRVYPVNDTLFVRPGPRLIEGTRQILNYVRDFQNGRD from the coding sequence GTGCGTTGCCGCATCGTCTCCACATCGCCCGACGTGACCGAGATCCTCTGCGCCTTGAACCTCTTCGAGGATCTCGCGGGAGTCAGCCGCTTCTGCGACTGGCCGCCGGAGGTCAAGATCCTTCCCGTGGTCTCCGATTTTCTCAAGCTCGACGCCCAGGCGCTTGAGGAGGCCCGGCCCGACGTCGTCATCTGCTCGACTGCCGTCCAAAAAGAGATTGTCAGGGACTTGACGGAACGGCACGTGCGGACCGTCGTCCTGCACCCGCACAGCCTTCAGAGCATCTTCGACAACATCCGCCTCCTGGGAGATCTTTTCGGCCGAACCTTCGAGGCGGGGGATCTCGTGAGCCGGATGAAGCGGGAGTTTTTTCTGATCCGCGAGGAGGCCTCGCGTTTCGAGAAAAACCCGCGGGTCTTCTGCGAAGAGTGGGGCGATCCGCTCATCGTCGGGATCGGCTGGATCCAGGAGATGAGCGAGGCCGCTGGCGGCCGGCCCACGCACCCCGAACTCTTCCCGGAGGTCGGATCGGAGCGCCGGACGATCCCGGCGGCGGCGTTGAGGGAACGGAACCCCGAGATCATTTTGCTTTCCTGGTGCGGGATGGGAGGCCGGGTGAATTCGCGGATTCTGGAGGCCCGGGAGGGCTGGAAGGAGATCGAGGCGGTGAAAAGCGGGCGCGTCTATCCCGTGAACGACACGTTATTCGTCCGGCCCGGGCCGAGATTGATTGAGGGAACGAGGCAAATTCTAAATTATGTGCGGGATTTTCAAAACGGAAGGGACTGA